In Zea mays cultivar B73 chromosome 7, Zm-B73-REFERENCE-NAM-5.0, whole genome shotgun sequence, the following proteins share a genomic window:
- the LOC111589770 gene encoding uncharacterized protein gives MDRVSLLSTWLLPRNARFGTETGQQAGRQAGRPVCDVYRRRYSADITQRVRAPAALHCTAPRPLRTGEQLMEKHAVSARLGNPTHQRGLAMPMGRDTDTVGFGLAA, from the exons ATGGACCGAGTCTCTCTACTCTCTACATGG CTGTTGCCCAGAAACGCTCGGTTCGGGACGGAAACTGGacagcaggcaggcaggcaggccggCCGGCCGGTCTGCGATGTGTACCGCCGCCGGTACTCGGCAGACATTACGCAGCGCGTGCGTGCTCCggctgcactgcactgcactgcacccCGGCCCCTACGTACCGGCGAGCAGTTAATGGAGAAACATGCCGTGTCGGCCAGACTGGGCAACCCGACCCACCAGCGCGGCCTGGCCATGCCCATGGGCAGGGACACGGACACGGTTGGCTTTGGCTTGGCTGCCTGA